Part of the Nitrososphaerota archaeon genome, AGGAAACTATGAAACCTTGGGAATAAAGCCACAGTTTAAAACCCGTGAGGAGATGAAAGGAGAATAATGGAAATTGCATTTGTTTTGGTAAAATGTGAACCTGCGCACGAAATGGATGTCATGCGAGACATACTCAAAATCGATGGAGTAAAAGAAGCCCACGGTACATACGGAATGTACGATTTGTTTGTCAAAGTGGTAGGTCTAAACCACAAGACAGTATCTGATATCATAACAAAGCAAATCCGCAAGACCCAAAATGTAGTATCTACTACGACATTATCTACAATTCCAGAACAAGGCGGAAAATAGTCTTAATAGCATCTTTATCTAAAATGACGCTGTGGCAACATACAAGTTCTTTATCATTGCAGCTGTTGCAGTAATCGCGATAGTAGGAATTCTCACTGTACTATCCATAACAAAAGGTGTCATATCTATGCAAGATTACCAGATAGACGTAGACCCATTCAAAGACCCGCAAAATCTTTTTGTCACAGCCAGGGTAATGATTCAAAACACTGGCTCTAAGCCTCTGACTAACATCATGGTGAACTTTGGTAATGGCGACTTTCAATCACTGGGAACTCTAGCGCCAGGACAAAAGGTGATTCTGTCGCCGCCCGAAGACAACTCATTACAACAAGTAGTGGTGACTGCAGACAATGGAATATCCATAATCAAAGAGTATCGGGTTCCGCCCAAAATGGTTGGAATGATGGGAAGCTAAGTCCAGGCCTTTTTGTCCTTTTTCCAGACTCGAACATCGTCGACATAAACTTGATCCTCATAATCGAACACTGTGTGCCATTTCTTATCATGAGGTAGCATCTTGTCAAGCTCCTTAACATTATTGTTTGTAGGGTATCTGTTGGTTAGTGCACCCCACTTCATGTTTGGGATCTTGGGCAAGATTTCATTTATGTCGCGCATTGTATGACTTTGGAAAAATCCATTGATAAATTTTTGTACCGCAAAGCTGAGAAAGCCCAATTAACAGCATCACAAATGTGAAAATTCTGAATCAAAAATTAATTCTGATCTTGATCCTAGGAGTATCTGCATTCGCACACCTTTGGAATCCTGTGGGATTCCCGGAGATATTTTACGATGAAGGAATCTACATGCAGCGCTCAATGAATATCATAAATGGGGTAGGTCCACAAGAGGGAAAATTCTACGATCACCCGTTTTTTGGCCAAATATTTCTTGGGTCGATTTTGTATCTCATTGGATATCCTGACTCTGCAAATCCAACTTTTGACTCTGCAGAAAATCTATACCTGATACCACGAATCGTGATGGGACTCCTTGCCGTCTTTGACACATTTCTGATTTACAAAATTGCACAAAAAAGATATGATTCTAAGATAGCCATCTTTGCCTCATTATTGTTTGCTGTAATGCCAATTGGTTGGATTACTCGCAGAATTTTACTCGACTCGATATTACTGCCATTTGTACTACTGTCAATTCTCTTTGTTTTACAATCTCAAAACTCAGAGCGCAAAACTCTGTTAGTATTTTTCTCTGGAGTTTTCTTGGGGCTGGCAATTTTAACAAAGATTCCTGCATTTACAATGATTCCAGTTGTGACGTATCTAACATATTCTATGCACAAAAACAAAAAACTTTTGTTATTTGTTTTAATCCCAGCATTGCTAATTCCGATGATTTGGCCTGTGTATAGCATGGCAGTTAGCCAGTTTGAATATTGGCAACAAGGAGTTCTATGGCAGGCACAGCGACAAAACACTGGAATCCACAACACTGTGCTATCCTTTGGGGCAATAGACCCTGTCTTGTTCGGACTGGGAATTGCTGGTCTTATTTACTGTGGAGTTAAGAAAAACTGGTTTGTCTTGTTCTGGGCAATCCCGTTTATTGTATTTTTGAGTTTGATTGGTTATACACAATATTTTCATTGGATGATACTCCTTCCTGTTTTTTGTATATCTGCATCAATATTGATTGCAAATCTTGGGCAAAACCTGAAACAAAAAAGATTAATTCCAATTTTTGTAATCTTGGCTACTGTACTGTTTGGTCTAACAAGTAACATCATGTTGTTGAGCCTAGATGTTACTCACAATCAATTCGAATCTGCCAAGTTTGCCGCAAAACTTGGGAAAGAAAATATGATACCTGTTCTTGCAGGACCGCAGTTCATGTGGATATACAATGGTGTCTTTGGGCAAGACATGCTAGATTATTCAGAAGTATTATTCAAGCAATCTCCTGAGAGATTTGTGTTAATTGCGGATCCACACTTTTATCTTGATTATTATCGTGGCCAAGAATTGTCACAACTGTACAATTCCACTAAAACCATTGCAGTATTTCCAAGTGTAAAATCGGATTATGATGTATATCAATACCCATATTCCAGTCTTGGCTACAACTATGACGCCGGAACTATAGAGATCAAAATATTTGATGATCTTTCTAACTAGATCTTCTCTTCTTTAGTATTAATCTGACTAGCATTGCAGCGACAATTCCCACTATTATGGTTGCAATAATTGCAGATATTGTCAAGATGTGCTCTATTGGGAATTCTGTTTTTGGCGTATCTGGAATTGGTTGCTCGCCTGACGCTGTAGGGACTATTCTGTAAATCACGCCTTGTGACAATGACAAAATATACAAAAATCCATCAGGACCCAGTTCAATATCAGTCGAACAGCCAAATCCACTCCCAACTATGATTTCATCTGGTGAATCGTCAACATTTAGCACCAAGTCTTGAAGATCAGGCGATTCAAAAACAAAACCGGTTCTATCTGGATTGAGGGTAAATCTGTAGAGATTCCCCGTGTTGCAGTCAACTACAAAGACCTTATTGTCTTGTCCAAGTTCCTTACTACCAAATTCAATTGCTGTAGGAGAGACGGTTTTCTGCCAGCTAAATTCTGGATTGCTGTACACATAACCTCCATATTTTGATAACGAGTCTATTTTGGTCTGATTATCTGTGATACCCATGATCTCAATCCAACCACTGTTAAAGTTCTCTGGCACAAAATTGATCTCGTCGTATTCGTCAGGTCCATTTTCAGTATCCCATAGATTACCATTGACAGGATCAATTGCAAGGCCAAAGCTGTTTCTAATTCCAATTGCATAGTATGGTCCAGGCGGGTCGACTCGTAAAATCACACTGGTATCATTTTTCCATTCATGAGGCCTATTCTGCAGCAAACCATAGTTTCCATTATCTCCAATCACTGCATAGACTTGGCCATTGGTGTTTGTCATTGCGCCACCATTATGATAGAAATTATCACTTGGTAACGTCTTTAGTAATACGGGGTCAACTAAACTATCTCCGTTCCAAGTATACTTGACAATTCTGTTTTCTATTGCTTTACCTGCGTCAAAATCTGCCGCTGTAAAATAAAGATAAACATCGTTCTCTATTGTGGTGATACCTAGCATTCCTCGCTCCCCGTCTTTTGCAACGGAAACATCTAGGACAGGCGACGGAATTAGCTGACCATCTCGTACCAATCTGACTAGTCCGCTATATCGCTCCAATACCAGCAAGTCCTCCCCAATGAAGGCCATCGTAGTTGGGCTATTGGGAATGCCTTCTTTGACGAAACGTTCCACTGTGAGACCTTTATCATATATGACCGGACCAGAAGATTCATCATTTCCAGTATGACTTGCAAAGGCAGGCAAAAATGACATGGAGACACACAGAGCTAAAAGAAGAATCCTCATGTTATCTCTAACCACATCATAATTAAAAATCAACTCAAAAATTGTTATAACGACTGGTTTTGCTTTGGATTTGGGGTACAAATTGAAATTCATAGGTTCTGGCAAGGTAAAAGATGTCTATGACATGGAGGATGGGACTCTGCTTTTCAAGTTCAGCGATCGCGTATCTGCATATGATGTCAAGTTTCATGATCCAATACCGCGCAAAGGCGAAGCTCTAACAAAATTTGCGGAATTCTGGTTTGGAAAACTGCCCATCAGAAATCACTTTGTAAAATCGGTTTCAAAAAATGAAATTATTGTAAAAAAAATGCAAATGATCCCTGTAGAATGTGTAGTTCGTGGATATTTCTACGGTAGCCTAATTTCACGATGGAATGCAGGCGATGTCATAATTCCTGAAGGGAGCAAAACCGAAATCGCGGCCAAACTCTCAAAGCCGATCTTTGATCCTACCACAAAATCAGAGCATGATGAACCAATCAACAAAAAGATTGCGTTAGAACGAAGACTAGTAACAGAAGACGAATATAATTTCCTAGAATCCAAATCCCTTGAAATCTATGGCGAGATGTACAAGATGGCAGATGCTGCAGGATTCATACTGGCAGATCTCAAATTAGAATTTGGTAAGCTTGACGGAGTAATCACACTTGGTGATTCAATAGGTCCAGATGAATACCGAATGTGGCCAAAGGAGACGTATGCTGTAGGTAAGATACAAGAGTCTTACGACAAACAAATTCTGCGTGACTGGCTTACGGCGAATGGGTATCAAAAACAATTTGATGATGCAAGAAAGGAAGGCAAAGAACCAGTAGCGCCTTCAATACCATCTGAGATTATACAAAAAATGTCAAGCCGATACGTAGATTCCTACAAACTAATTTCTGGCAATCCTTTCTAGACATAAAACATTATTTTCAACTCGAATTAGAGCTGTGCCGACCGTCCTGACGCCATCCTCACATTCATTTTGGAACGAAAGTTTCCACAGCTTCCAAATTTTTGAATTTTCTCAAATTACTAGTTTTGATACTAGAATTATGACATCATTACCAAAGTTATTGTATTGCAACTATGTTTCTCGTAGCAAAAGCAGTATTTTTGATTTCACTACAAGATTTTTCGTAGTGTAAAAAAGTTAATGCGATTGGACAAAAAAATGTGATACTAGGATCTTTTAGCTAAACGCCTCAGATGCAAGTATCATGTCAACATTATTAGAAAAATCAATCAAGGTCAACCGAGTAGTAAGTATTTCAGTTGAACACGCAAAAGCACTAGAAGATCCAGCTAGAGTGAAGATAGTAGAAATGCTATATCACAAACAACTAACAACGGAACAAATCGCAAAGGAACTTCAAAAAAATGGACACAACAAAGCAATCACAACAATCCGACATCACTTAGACATTCTCAAAGAAGCAGGCTTAATCGAGATAGTGAAAATTGAGGAAGTTAGGGGAGCCATTGCAAAATTCTATGGCACGTCAATCAAACTATTCTCAAATTCTTCATCAAAAGATTTTGATTCGAAATACTCTTCGATGATAAAAACAACATCTGCAAAAATTGAAAAAATTCTTGAAGGCATTGCAAAAAAGCCAGCACTCCAAAAAAAGTCAGAATCTGCTTACAATGAATTTGTCCTCACCGAAATTGTGAATCGGGCTATGGCAAATGTTCTTGAAAATAAGGACCTTGTCGGACAAAAAAAGATCAAATAACTTCGATTACAAACAATCCTTTTGTTTTAGGATTTTGTAATTTTTTTATCATTTTTCTTGGAATGTCATCAGATGCCTTGTCGCATCCAATTGCCAAGGTACGCGGACAAAGAAAATTACTTTTCCTAATCACAATATCGTGGGGATTTTCCAGTCTGAGATCTTCATGACCTTTACCCTCAATGACAAACTCTTCACGATCAACCTGAATTGTAATTGTTATCTTTGATTCAGATCGGCGGAGTTTTTGTTTTAGCTTTTCTGGTATGCTCACACAACCGTGATCCGCACCGACTCCCACTATACAGTCTCCTTGTAGAGTCAGATCGGGCTCTGTTGTGATCTCTATTGTCCTTGTGTGTAGTGCCCGTACATTTTCATGCCCCGAAAATGGAATCTCAAAACGCACGATACACGCATGACTAGACTTAAATTAAACTTTCAAAGATTTCAAAACAGAATTGCTTCCTTCTCAACAAGGCTATGACAGAGCTATCACAATATTTTCTCCGGATGGACGACTCTATCAAGTAGAATACGCAATCGAAACAGTACGACGTGGAGCAATCGCAGTTGGCATCAAAAGCAAAGAAGGAATTGTAATGGCAGTAGAAGAAAAACCACGCAAATTACAAATCTCTGAATCAGCTCATAAAAT contains:
- a CDS encoding Lrp/AsnC family transcriptional regulator, with the protein product MEIAFVLVKCEPAHEMDVMRDILKIDGVKEAHGTYGMYDLFVKVVGLNHKTVSDIITKQIRKTQNVVSTTTLSTIPEQGGK
- a CDS encoding winged helix-turn-helix transcriptional regulator, encoding MSTLLEKSIKVNRVVSISVEHAKALEDPARVKIVEMLYHKQLTTEQIAKELQKNGHNKAITTIRHHLDILKEAGLIEIVKIEEVRGAIAKFYGTSIKLFSNSSSKDFDSKYSSMIKTTSAKIEKILEGIAKKPALQKKSESAYNEFVLTEIVNRAMANVLENKDLVGQKKIK
- the purC gene encoding phosphoribosylaminoimidazolesuccinocarboxamide synthase codes for the protein MKFIGSGKVKDVYDMEDGTLLFKFSDRVSAYDVKFHDPIPRKGEALTKFAEFWFGKLPIRNHFVKSVSKNEIIVKKMQMIPVECVVRGYFYGSLISRWNAGDVIIPEGSKTEIAAKLSKPIFDPTTKSEHDEPINKKIALERRLVTEDEYNFLESKSLEIYGEMYKMADAAGFILADLKLEFGKLDGVITLGDSIGPDEYRMWPKETYAVGKIQESYDKQILRDWLTANGYQKQFDDARKEGKEPVAPSIPSEIIQKMSSRYVDSYKLISGNPF
- a CDS encoding DUF371 domain-containing protein; this translates as MRFEIPFSGHENVRALHTRTIEITTEPDLTLQGDCIVGVGADHGCVSIPEKLKQKLRRSESKITITIQVDREEFVIEGKGHEDLRLENPHDIVIRKSNFLCPRTLAIGCDKASDDIPRKMIKKLQNPKTKGLFVIEVI
- a CDS encoding glycosyltransferase, which translates into the protein MILGVSAFAHLWNPVGFPEIFYDEGIYMQRSMNIINGVGPQEGKFYDHPFFGQIFLGSILYLIGYPDSANPTFDSAENLYLIPRIVMGLLAVFDTFLIYKIAQKRYDSKIAIFASLLFAVMPIGWITRRILLDSILLPFVLLSILFVLQSQNSERKTLLVFFSGVFLGLAILTKIPAFTMIPVVTYLTYSMHKNKKLLLFVLIPALLIPMIWPVYSMAVSQFEYWQQGVLWQAQRQNTGIHNTVLSFGAIDPVLFGLGIAGLIYCGVKKNWFVLFWAIPFIVFLSLIGYTQYFHWMILLPVFCISASILIANLGQNLKQKRLIPIFVILATVLFGLTSNIMLLSLDVTHNQFESAKFAAKLGKENMIPVLAGPQFMWIYNGVFGQDMLDYSEVLFKQSPERFVLIADPHFYLDYYRGQELSQLYNSTKTIAVFPSVKSDYDVYQYPYSSLGYNYDAGTIEIKIFDDLSN